CAGACGTGGTATGGGCCTGCTCTTGTTGTGTGTATATGCCGCTTTTATTGCATATATGTATCGATCGGGCGGTTTCTGAGTTGAGCATGGTTGTGGGACAGAGGAGACGCCCATAAATTTAATAGCATGATTGAATTCCGTGACGTCACCCTCATCTACCAGCGGGGGGCGGGGGTTTTCGACATCGACTTCCAGGTGGATACCGGGGAACTGATTTTCCTCATTGGGCCTTCGGGAGCCGGGAAGACCACCATCCTCAAGCTGATGTACATGGACCTGATCCCGCAATCGGGGGAGGTGGAAGTCAATGGTTTTATAACCCATCGTACACGCAGCCGGTATGTGCCGTTGCTCCGGCGGACATTGGGCTTAGTATTCCAGGATTTCCGCCTCCTGCCTGACCGAAACGCCTATGAAAACGTTGCCCTGCCGCTGCATATTATCGGCTTTCCAAGGCGGGAGATAAGGGAAAGGGTCTACAGCGCCCTGGACGACGTGGGGCTTTCTCAAAGGACCCACCATTATCCCCGAGAGCTCAGCGGGGGCGAACAGCAACGAGTAGCTATAGCACGGGCGGTGGCCAAGAATCCGGTTATTATTCTGGCAGATGAGCCCACCGGGAACCTGGATGCCGCCACTTCCATGGAAATTGTTGACCTACTTACCTTTCTGGCCGAGGAGAACCGGAGTACGGTGGTAATAGCTACCCATGATTACACTCTAACCTCAAAGAGACCTGGTCGGCTCATCGAGATCGACGAGGGGCAGTTGCTGGATTGATCAGTAAGTATCTATATCTGGTAGGGGAAGGAATTCGGTCTTTGTGGCGGGCCAGACTGCCCATGTTGGGTTCCACGCTCACCATTGCTCTTACCCTGGTAATTTTCGGGGGGGCCTATCTGATACTGAGCAACTTTGATCGAGCCACCCGCCGCCTGCAAAGCCAGTACCGAATCGAGGTGTTTTTCGATCCGCTCTACAATAACCGGGAAGCTTTTGAGGTCTATCAGCAGTTGAAATTTATTGAAGGGATTGCCAGTACCGAGTTCATCAACAAGGAGCGGGCGGCGGCCATTTTCAAGCGGGAGTTCGGGGAAGACGTAATGGAAGTTCTGGGAACTAACCCGCTCCCGGCGGGGGCTATCGTCATGGTAGCCCGTGGCCATCGTACTGCCCGGCGTATCAATCACATTGCTGACACCATCGCCGCGCTGCCGGGTGTGAATGATGTGGCTTATCGGGGAGAGCTGGTACGGCTCCTGGAGCGCTATATTCAGTTTGCCGCTTATGGCGGGCTGGTGGTTGGGATTATGACCCTGCTGGGGGCTATTTTTTTGGTATCCAACACCATAAAACTGTCCATCTATGCCAAGCGAGACACCATTGACGTACTCTACCTTTTGGGTGCCACCCGCAAATTCATCCGCTTCCCCTTTCTGATAGAGGGTGCGTTACAGGGCTTGTTGGGCTCCGTGGTAGCGATAGCGGTGGTCGTAGGTCTGCTTGATGTGTTGAATTATATCCTGGAACAATTTGTGCTTTATCGGGTTATCCGGCCGCCATATTTGGCCATTGGTATTGTCATCCTGGGAATTGCGCTGGGGACCCTTGGCAGTTCCCGGAGTATGCGCAAGTTTC
The Candidatus Neomarinimicrobiota bacterium DNA segment above includes these coding regions:
- a CDS encoding cell division ATP-binding protein FtsE yields the protein MIEFRDVTLIYQRGAGVFDIDFQVDTGELIFLIGPSGAGKTTILKLMYMDLIPQSGEVEVNGFITHRTRSRYVPLLRRTLGLVFQDFRLLPDRNAYENVALPLHIIGFPRREIRERVYSALDDVGLSQRTHHYPRELSGGEQQRVAIARAVAKNPVIILADEPTGNLDAATSMEIVDLLTFLAEENRSTVVIATHDYTLTSKRPGRLIEIDEGQLLD
- a CDS encoding cell division protein FtsX; translated protein: MWRARLPMLGSTLTIALTLVIFGGAYLILSNFDRATRRLQSQYRIEVFFDPLYNNREAFEVYQQLKFIEGIASTEFINKERAAAIFKREFGEDVMEVLGTNPLPAGAIVMVARGHRTARRINHIADTIAALPGVNDVAYRGELVRLLERYIQFAAYGGLVVGIMTLLGAIFLVSNTIKLSIYAKRDTIDVLYLLGATRKFIRFPFLIEGALQGLLGSVVAIAVVVGLLDVLNYILEQFVLYRVIRPPYLAIGIVILGIALGTLGSSRSMRKFLSPRALGAK